A window of Eikenella corrodens contains these coding sequences:
- a CDS encoding PglL family O-oligosaccharyltransferase produces MMWERFKESWVVWLGMALMAVVPFLSSWRTGPQGGWFIESGSLLFAALFALLTLWRNPARARLPGAMVFFVLLAGFWLVQARILRLPYPEMSDLTAAVFCVMALLAWACRLQVARLGQDRVVEIFAWALLCGAVLQGLVCVFQFIGHTSWLPGMMRAPQKYFVFGQVGQRNHLGHYMMWGVLALGYLWSRRRLPGLIALALAVFLLQVIGVITSRTIMVYVGALLLLVPLLYVLGGRPLRRWCALTGLLVLGVLAAQLIMPWLVDTWLAPDVQSSGVGRLVSGDAASPGRASEWAKAWTVFTEHPWLGVGWQGYAHESFALAMRGSEFRNYDVGVLFTHSHNSMLEILAEMGVAGAILVFGGWLAVAKGYLKKGLGASSALMLALMTVSLCHSLLEYPLWYVYFLTPFAVMMSLTPAKAPGWYIVQAGKWPQRFGMAFAALASVIIVQYGFAYHRLVFAYANPTENYPQYKQVDTLRELEGKHYFLKYYAQMGLIRKVDWLRPLPEWGRDAALRASLFRPYANTAVRAFYLEQEGHPREAADWLVNMGRYYPKQMPGLLSTAAAFRAAPEVVQPLREQCRLYVQTMPQAAGNLTCGNASAPADNSGSRPTSRSGSGV; encoded by the coding sequence ATGATGTGGGAACGGTTTAAGGAAAGCTGGGTGGTGTGGCTGGGCATGGCGCTGATGGCGGTGGTGCCATTTTTGTCGTCTTGGCGCACGGGGCCGCAGGGCGGCTGGTTTATTGAGAGCGGCTCGCTGCTGTTTGCCGCTTTGTTTGCATTGCTCACGCTGTGGCGCAATCCGGCGCGCGCGCGGCTGCCGGGGGCGATGGTATTTTTTGTGCTGCTGGCGGGATTTTGGCTGGTGCAGGCGCGGATTTTGCGGCTGCCGTATCCGGAAATGTCGGATTTGACGGCGGCGGTGTTTTGCGTGATGGCGCTGCTGGCCTGGGCTTGCCGGCTTCAGGTAGCCCGGCTGGGGCAAGACCGGGTGGTGGAAATTTTTGCCTGGGCGCTGCTTTGCGGGGCGGTGTTGCAGGGCTTGGTGTGCGTGTTTCAGTTTATCGGCCACACGTCTTGGCTGCCGGGGATGATGCGCGCGCCGCAGAAGTATTTTGTGTTCGGCCAGGTGGGGCAGCGCAATCATTTGGGGCACTACATGATGTGGGGCGTGCTGGCACTGGGCTACCTGTGGAGCAGGCGGCGGCTGCCGGGGCTGATTGCTTTGGCGCTGGCGGTGTTTTTGCTGCAGGTGATCGGGGTGATTACTTCGCGCACGATTATGGTGTATGTGGGGGCCTTGCTGCTGCTGGTGCCGCTGCTGTATGTGCTGGGCGGCCGCCCGCTGCGCCGTTGGTGCGCGCTGACGGGGCTGTTGGTTTTGGGTGTGCTGGCGGCGCAGTTGATTATGCCTTGGCTGGTGGATACGTGGCTGGCGCCTGATGTGCAGTCCTCGGGCGTGGGGCGTTTGGTGTCGGGCGATGCGGCCAGCCCGGGGCGGGCTTCGGAATGGGCGAAGGCATGGACGGTGTTTACCGAGCACCCGTGGCTGGGCGTGGGCTGGCAGGGCTATGCGCACGAGAGTTTCGCGCTGGCCATGCGCGGCTCAGAGTTTCGCAATTATGACGTGGGGGTGCTGTTCACCCACAGCCACAACAGTATGCTGGAAATCTTGGCCGAGATGGGCGTGGCGGGCGCCATCTTGGTGTTCGGCGGCTGGCTGGCGGTGGCAAAGGGCTACCTGAAAAAGGGATTGGGCGCGTCTTCGGCGCTGATGCTGGCTCTGATGACCGTGTCGTTGTGCCACAGCCTGCTGGAGTATCCGCTGTGGTATGTGTATTTCCTCACGCCGTTTGCCGTGATGATGAGCCTCACCCCGGCCAAAGCGCCCGGCTGGTATATCGTGCAGGCGGGCAAGTGGCCGCAACGCTTCGGCATGGCCTTTGCCGCGTTGGCGTCCGTTATCATTGTGCAATACGGCTTTGCCTACCACCGCCTGGTGTTCGCCTACGCCAATCCCACCGAAAACTATCCGCAATACAAACAAGTGGATACCCTGCGCGAGCTGGAAGGCAAACACTATTTCCTCAAATACTACGCACAGATGGGCTTAATCCGCAAAGTGGATTGGCTGCGCCCGCTGCCTGAGTGGGGTCGTGATGCCGCCCTGCGCGCCAGCCTGTTCCGCCCCTATGCCAACACCGCCGTGCGCGCCTTCTATTTGGAGCAGGAAGGCCACCCGCGCGAAGCTGCCGATTGGCTGGTGAACATGGGCCGCTACTACCCCAAACAAATGCCCGGCCTGCTCAGCACCGCCGCTGCTTTCCGTGCCGCGCCAGAAGTGGTGCAGCCCCTGCGCGAGCAGTGCCGGCTGTATGTGCAAACCATGCCCCAGGCCGCCGGCAACCTGACTTGCGGCAATGCTTCCGCCCCCGCCGACAACAGCGGCAGCCGCCCGACTTCGCGCAGCGGCAGCGGGGTTTGA
- a CDS encoding DUF2069 domain-containing protein, with product MSPSFAYRAAACSLFALIFLSLAWELWLSPLRPGGSWLALKALPLCLLLPGVLRRNRQTFLLGGMLVLFYAAEAVVRLFDAQPASRVCAAAALAAGVVFFVSCLMFMRAGKRERA from the coding sequence ATTTCGCCATCTTTTGCCTACCGAGCGGCTGCGTGCAGCCTGTTTGCGCTGATTTTCCTTTCCTTGGCTTGGGAGCTGTGGCTCTCGCCGTTGCGCCCGGGCGGCTCTTGGCTGGCGCTAAAGGCTCTGCCTTTGTGCCTGCTGCTGCCGGGGGTGTTGCGGCGCAACAGGCAAACTTTCCTGCTGGGCGGGATGCTGGTGTTGTTTTATGCGGCGGAGGCGGTGGTGCGGCTGTTTGACGCGCAGCCGGCCAGCCGGGTTTGTGCGGCGGCGGCTTTGGCTGCGGGCGTGGTGTTTTTTGTGTCGTGCCTGATGTTTATGCGAGCAGGCAAACGGGAGCGGGCATGA
- the tatC gene encoding twin-arginine translocase subunit TatC produces MNAQPLVEHLKELRRRLMWVAAVLLLCLFAAVPFANRLYALVAKPLMASLPPGAHMQAIDVIAPVFVPLKVALMAAFLVSLPHTLYQLWAFVAPALYRHEKRLVLPLLLSSVGLFFAGMAFCYFLVFPLVFKVFASATPEGVSMMTDIDRYLSFVLGMFVAFGMAFELPVLVVLLHRMGAVSLSALKTARPYVVVAAFVVAGIVTPPDVISQFLLAVPLIALYEAGLLMCRLFKPNADAAKTTEADEAT; encoded by the coding sequence ATGAACGCGCAGCCTTTGGTGGAACATTTGAAGGAATTGCGCCGCCGCCTGATGTGGGTGGCGGCGGTGTTGCTGCTGTGCCTGTTTGCGGCGGTGCCGTTTGCCAACCGGCTGTATGCGCTGGTGGCCAAGCCTTTGATGGCGAGCCTGCCGCCGGGGGCGCATATGCAGGCGATTGATGTGATTGCGCCGGTGTTTGTTCCGCTGAAGGTGGCGCTGATGGCGGCGTTTTTGGTGTCGCTGCCGCATACGCTCTACCAGCTGTGGGCGTTTGTGGCACCGGCGCTCTACCGGCACGAAAAACGGCTGGTGCTGCCGCTGTTGCTCTCGAGCGTGGGGCTATTTTTTGCGGGGATGGCGTTTTGCTATTTTTTGGTGTTCCCGCTGGTATTTAAAGTGTTTGCCTCGGCCACGCCGGAAGGGGTGAGCATGATGACGGACATCGACCGCTACCTTTCCTTCGTGTTGGGCATGTTTGTGGCTTTCGGTATGGCGTTTGAGCTGCCGGTGTTGGTGGTGCTGCTGCATCGGATGGGAGCGGTATCGCTCTCGGCGCTGAAAACGGCGCGGCCTTATGTGGTGGTGGCGGCATTTGTGGTAGCGGGGATTGTAACGCCGCCGGATGTGATTTCGCAGTTTCTGCTGGCGGTGCCGCTGATTGCGCTGTATGAAGCGGGCTTGCTGATGTGCCGGCTGTTTAAGCCGAATGCGGATGCGGCGAAAACCACGGAAGCGGATGAGGCTACCTGA
- the tatB gene encoding Sec-independent protein translocase protein TatB codes for MFDFAFSEMLLAALVALVVLGPERLPQAARAAGRMAGKLQRLAGSLKAELAQHADMADLRRMQETLADTANELRQEMQHLRSSAAPDVPAWERLPPQRTPADFGLDEDGLPALRDAPHATGFHTPSLGQRSRACRRKLQPRVRVRPRLRVRKQAGGGR; via the coding sequence ATGTTTGATTTCGCGTTCAGCGAGATGCTGCTGGCGGCACTGGTGGCGCTGGTGGTGCTGGGGCCGGAACGGCTGCCGCAGGCGGCACGTGCTGCCGGACGGATGGCGGGCAAGCTCCAACGTTTGGCCGGCAGCCTGAAAGCCGAGCTGGCGCAGCATGCGGATATGGCCGATTTGCGCCGGATGCAGGAAACACTGGCGGATACGGCCAACGAGTTGCGCCAGGAAATGCAGCATTTGCGCTCTTCGGCCGCGCCGGATGTGCCGGCCTGGGAGCGGTTGCCGCCGCAGCGCACGCCGGCGGATTTCGGCCTGGATGAAGACGGCCTGCCTGCCCTGCGGGATGCGCCCCATGCCACGGGCTTTCACACGCCTTCGCTGGGGCAGCGCTCGCGCGCGTGCCGGCGTAAGCTGCAGCCGCGCGTGCGGGTGCGGCCGCGTTTGCGGGTGCGCAAACAGGCGGGAGGGGGCAGATGA
- the tatA gene encoding Sec-independent protein translocase subunit TatA, translated as MGISSGLHWLVILIVVVLIFGTKKLRNVGKDLGGAIHDFKKGLNEGSEGESETAAPKQIVEHKEEKPGE; from the coding sequence ATGGGTATTTCTAGCGGCCTGCATTGGCTGGTGATTTTGATTGTGGTGGTGTTGATTTTCGGCACGAAGAAGCTGCGCAATGTGGGCAAAGACCTCGGCGGGGCGATTCACGATTTTAAAAAAGGCCTGAACGAAGGCAGCGAGGGTGAGAGCGAAACGGCTGCGCCAAAGCAGATTGTTGAACACAAAGAAGAGAAGCCGGGCGAATAG
- the recC gene encoding exodeoxyribonuclease V subunit gamma, which produces MLHLYSSNRLEFLAETAVALMQTMPLKAVFAPEEIVVQSQGMRRYLNHYLAERSGIAANLNFSLPAALSWQLTRCFLSDAPRLNPFAPEVLRWRLLPLLENADSALPAVLQGYLKSSTAAAYHLAGRLADVFDQYLVYRPHWLAQWEQGKLNGLGADEAWQAALWRTLAAEAPAAHRAAQHERLLATLNPAHLPQRYLAFGISTLAPVYLDLLQALAEHTDVHLFAVNPSQQYWGDIQSPKRLAAQAEPSAEEAGHPLLSSLGKQGRDFFDRLAVSTRTMEQVELFPTQPESPGLLQRLQADIQLLRLPEKGSAQMDGSIVIQAAHSPLRELQILKEHLLRRLTDNPKLQPHHIAVLTPAMEDYLPFIHAVFGEAAPGSRALPYSVADVRLSRSQPLMLLAEQLITLMQSRFETERLLPLLDAQAVCRHWQIDETDAEFLRRSVAELNVHWGADAEMRAEHGGSGKAFTWQQAAERSVLGWLLPEGEDTLWQGVHPWPADLARQPAQAAWFVLLGKLREHHRRWQSPASIEGWIERFRALLADAAGDTPAEADQAAWQQISQALADWQEEAALAGYAAALPPDTACQHLSRFFGQSSEAAFLRGGITFCSMVPMRSLPFDTVCLLGLNDGKYPRQTPAPAFDLIARHPQSGDRSRRDDDRYLFLESLLSARSHLYLSYIGRDHLKDEAQAPSPLLSELIDTLAQMAGQSSTDFAAAHVCQHPLQAFSTRYFVPPENGENSAGPSENGLSGSLSGLRQDYAQALNQPAAEAAPFIGDAPPEAVVEPTVSLDSFLNFWNNPVRYWLRHALQWKGPYADRPTDSAEPYAIEHSDEVKQRYLDACCQHEDFAQTEAKLQADSLLPAGLLGEILQEPERTAAKQLDSALLASPREPDFPFRFEHGGHTLVGSLTHLHQHGQIFYHAAKLKAPAEIRLWLQHLVYCAVHPQAKTTHLVSLDSPQTLPPLPQAEAAEQLARWFDYYLLGQQQPLPFFPRTSLAAAKACTAEDLSAQGLPEKALAAARGKYRDSRDCPGQNQDREVAQVYGRDEVEPINSPLFARLVLELLAPLHLWFASEKGKGKQTN; this is translated from the coding sequence ATGCTCCATCTTTATTCTTCCAACCGCCTAGAATTCCTTGCCGAAACCGCCGTTGCGCTGATGCAGACCATGCCGCTGAAAGCGGTGTTTGCGCCGGAAGAAATCGTGGTGCAGAGCCAAGGGATGCGCCGTTATCTCAATCATTATTTAGCCGAGCGCAGCGGCATTGCGGCCAATTTGAATTTCAGCCTGCCGGCAGCCTTGAGCTGGCAGCTCACGCGCTGCTTTCTGTCGGATGCGCCGCGCCTGAACCCGTTTGCGCCGGAAGTGTTGCGCTGGCGGCTGCTGCCGCTGTTGGAAAATGCCGATTCGGCTCTGCCGGCCGTATTGCAGGGCTACCTGAAAAGCAGCACGGCGGCGGCCTATCATTTGGCAGGGCGGCTGGCGGACGTGTTCGACCAATATTTGGTGTATCGCCCGCATTGGCTCGCGCAATGGGAGCAGGGCAAGCTCAACGGCTTGGGCGCAGACGAAGCCTGGCAGGCCGCGTTGTGGCGCACGCTCGCCGCCGAAGCCCCCGCCGCCCACCGCGCCGCGCAGCACGAACGGCTGCTGGCCACGCTGAATCCGGCGCACCTGCCGCAGCGTTATTTGGCGTTCGGCATTTCCACACTGGCGCCGGTGTATCTGGATTTGTTGCAGGCCTTGGCCGAGCACACCGATGTGCACCTGTTTGCGGTCAACCCCAGCCAGCAATACTGGGGCGACATCCAAAGCCCGAAACGGCTGGCCGCACAGGCCGAACCCTCAGCCGAAGAAGCCGGCCACCCGCTGCTCTCCTCGCTGGGCAAACAGGGGCGCGATTTTTTCGACCGCCTGGCCGTGAGCACCCGCACCATGGAACAGGTGGAACTCTTCCCTACGCAGCCCGAATCGCCCGGCCTGCTGCAACGCCTGCAGGCCGATATCCAGCTGTTGAGGCTACCTGAAAAAGGCAGCGCGCAGATGGACGGCAGCATCGTAATCCAAGCCGCCCACAGCCCCCTGCGCGAGCTGCAAATCCTCAAAGAACACCTGTTGCGCCGTTTGACAGACAACCCCAAACTACAACCGCACCACATCGCCGTGCTCACCCCCGCCATGGAAGACTACCTGCCATTCATCCACGCCGTGTTCGGCGAAGCCGCGCCCGGCAGCCGCGCCCTGCCGTATTCCGTGGCCGACGTGCGTCTCAGCCGCAGCCAGCCTTTGATGCTGCTGGCCGAGCAGCTCATCACCCTGATGCAAAGCCGCTTCGAAACCGAACGTCTGCTGCCCCTGCTCGATGCGCAAGCGGTGTGCCGCCATTGGCAGATTGACGAAACCGATGCCGAATTCCTGCGCCGCAGCGTGGCCGAGCTCAACGTGCATTGGGGCGCGGATGCCGAAATGCGCGCCGAGCACGGCGGCAGCGGCAAAGCCTTCACTTGGCAGCAGGCCGCCGAACGCAGCGTGCTGGGTTGGCTGCTGCCCGAGGGCGAAGATACGCTGTGGCAAGGCGTGCACCCCTGGCCGGCCGATTTGGCCCGCCAGCCTGCCCAGGCCGCCTGGTTTGTGCTGCTGGGCAAACTGCGCGAGCACCACCGCCGCTGGCAAAGCCCCGCGTCCATCGAAGGCTGGATCGAACGCTTCCGCGCCCTTTTAGCCGATGCCGCGGGCGATACCCCTGCCGAAGCCGACCAGGCCGCCTGGCAGCAAATCAGCCAGGCCTTGGCCGACTGGCAGGAAGAAGCCGCGCTGGCGGGCTATGCCGCAGCCCTGCCACCCGACACCGCCTGCCAGCACCTGAGCCGTTTCTTCGGCCAAAGCAGCGAAGCTGCCTTTTTGCGCGGCGGCATTACCTTCTGCAGCATGGTGCCCATGCGCAGCCTGCCGTTCGACACTGTGTGTCTGCTCGGCCTGAACGACGGCAAATACCCGCGCCAAACCCCCGCCCCCGCCTTCGACCTGATCGCCCGCCACCCCCAATCCGGCGACCGCTCCCGCCGCGACGACGACCGCTACTTGTTCCTCGAATCCCTGCTCAGCGCCCGCAGCCACCTCTATCTGTCCTACATCGGCCGCGACCATCTCAAAGACGAAGCCCAAGCCCCCTCGCCACTACTGAGCGAACTCATCGACACGCTGGCACAAATGGCCGGCCAGAGCAGCACCGATTTCGCCGCCGCCCATGTGTGCCAACATCCCCTGCAAGCCTTTTCCACCCGCTATTTTGTCCCGCCAGAGAATGGGGAAAATTCAGCCGGTCCTAGCGAAAACGGGCTTTCAGGTAGCCTGTCCGGCCTCCGCCAAGACTACGCCCAAGCCCTCAACCAGCCTGCCGCCGAAGCCGCCCCCTTTATTGGCGATGCCCCGCCCGAAGCCGTTGTCGAGCCCACGGTATCGCTCGACAGTTTCCTAAACTTCTGGAACAACCCGGTGCGCTATTGGCTGCGCCACGCCCTGCAATGGAAAGGCCCCTATGCCGACCGTCCCACCGATTCCGCCGAGCCATACGCCATCGAACATTCCGACGAAGTGAAACAGCGCTACCTCGACGCCTGCTGCCAGCATGAAGATTTCGCCCAAACCGAAGCTAAACTGCAGGCCGACAGCCTCCTGCCCGCCGGTCTGCTCGGCGAAATCCTGCAAGAGCCCGAGCGCACCGCCGCCAAGCAGCTCGATTCCGCGCTGCTCGCCAGCCCGCGCGAGCCCGATTTCCCCTTCCGCTTCGAGCACGGCGGCCACACCCTCGTCGGCAGCCTCACCCACCTGCACCAGCACGGCCAAATCTTCTACCACGCCGCCAAACTCAAAGCCCCCGCCGAAATTAGGCTGTGGCTGCAACACCTGGTGTATTGCGCCGTTCACCCCCAAGCAAAAACCACCCACCTCGTCTCCCTCGACAGCCCGCAAACCCTGCCGCCGCTGCCGCAAGCGGAAGCCGCCGAGCAACTTGCCCGCTGGTTCGACTACTATCTGCTCGGTCAACAACAGCCGCTGCCCTTCTTTCCCCGCACCAGCCTGGCCGCCGCCAAAGCCTGCACCGCCGAAGACCTCTCTGCCCAAGGGCTACCTGAAAAAGCTCTCGCCGCCGCCCGCGGCAAATACCGCGACAGCCGCGACTGCCCCGGCCAAAACCAAGATCGCGAAGTCGCCCAAGTGTACGGCCGCGATGAAGTCGAGCCGATTAACAGCCCCCTATTCGCCCGCCTCGTTTTAGAGCTGCTTGCCCCGCTGCATTTATGGTTTGCTTCTGAAAAAGGCAAAGGCAAACAGACAAATTAA
- the dusA gene encoding tRNA dihydrouridine(20/20a) synthase DusA, with protein sequence MPIRQTLPARRLSVAPMLDWTDRHYRYMARQISRHAWLYTEMIHAGAIIHGQTERFLSKDESENPVALQLGGSNPADLAKASAIAASWGYDEINLNCGCPSPRVQKGAFGACLMNEVDLVADCLNAMQEAVPDCAVTVKHRIGINRQTEYQTVCDFVGTLTDKTACRTYIVHARNAWLEGLSPKENRDVPPLRYDYVYRLKQDFPQLEIIINGGIKTNAEIAEHLQHVDGVMIGREAYHNPMLMQSWDRLFYGEKLPETDFDTLIPALYRYMQRSLAADPGLTIRHMLRHYLGLLHGRNHARVWRQMLSDATLLQSNRPELILEAWEKVSAGV encoded by the coding sequence ATGCCCATTCGCCAAACCCTCCCCGCCCGCCGCCTATCCGTTGCCCCGATGCTAGACTGGACAGACCGGCATTATCGATACATGGCACGCCAAATCAGCCGCCATGCCTGGCTCTACACCGAAATGATCCATGCCGGCGCCATCATCCACGGCCAGACTGAGCGTTTTTTGAGCAAAGACGAAAGCGAAAATCCGGTTGCCCTGCAGCTGGGCGGCAGCAACCCGGCCGATTTGGCCAAAGCCTCTGCCATTGCAGCAAGCTGGGGCTATGACGAAATTAACCTCAACTGCGGCTGCCCCAGCCCGCGCGTGCAAAAAGGTGCGTTCGGCGCCTGCTTGATGAATGAAGTGGATTTGGTGGCTGATTGCCTCAATGCCATGCAGGAAGCCGTGCCCGATTGCGCCGTAACCGTGAAGCACCGCATCGGCATCAACCGCCAAACCGAATACCAAACCGTGTGCGATTTCGTGGGCACGCTTACCGACAAAACCGCCTGCCGCACCTATATCGTCCACGCCCGCAATGCCTGGCTGGAAGGCCTGTCGCCTAAAGAAAACCGCGATGTGCCGCCCTTGAGATACGACTATGTTTACCGCCTCAAACAGGACTTTCCCCAGCTGGAAATCATCATCAACGGCGGCATCAAAACCAATGCCGAAATCGCCGAGCACCTGCAACACGTCGACGGCGTGATGATTGGCCGCGAGGCCTACCACAACCCGATGCTGATGCAATCGTGGGACAGGTTGTTTTACGGCGAAAAGCTGCCTGAAACCGACTTCGACACCCTGATTCCCGCGCTCTACCGCTATATGCAGCGCTCGCTCGCCGCCGACCCCGGCCTCACCATCCGCCACATGCTGCGCCACTACCTCGGCCTGCTGCATGGCCGCAACCATGCCCGGGTGTGGCGGCAGATGCTCTCCGATGCCACTCTGCTGCAAAGCAACCGCCCAGAATTGATTTTGGAAGCGTGGGAGAAAGTTTCCGCCGGGGTTTAA